In the genome of Hydractinia symbiolongicarpus strain clone_291-10 chromosome 5, HSymV2.1, whole genome shotgun sequence, one region contains:
- the LOC130645120 gene encoding homogentisate 1,2-dioxygenase-like, which yields MSELSSVAFADCKYVSGFGNEFSSEALPHALPRDGNTPQVCPYNLYAEQLSGTAFTCPKTHNQRSWLYRILPSVKHSPFEKYPMNTFNGDWNDRHPNPNQLKWNPFDLPENPTDFIDGLATICGAGDPKTRHGLGIHVYCCNKPMGDRCFYNSDGDFLIVPQHGALGIFTEFGKMTVAPDEICVIQQGIKFTVHVEQQCRGFILEVFDNHFVLPDLGPIGANGLAYPKHFLTPVAAYDKDYMRPDGYEIILKYQGKLFKAVQDHTPFDVVAWHGNYAPYKYDLNKFNVVNSVSFDHMDPSIFTVLSCPGHKPGTAIADFVIFPPRWSVHENTFRPPYYHRNCMSEFMGVLKGQYEAKKNVSIGGATLHSMMTPHGPAANVFEAGSKADLKPERIAEGALAFMFESSLSLGLTEWGEMSCKKLDKNYYKCWQDLKPNFDPNWKPEENR from the exons ATGTCTGAATTATCGTCTGTAGCCTTTGCTGATTGTAAG TATGTCAGCGGTTTTGGCAACGAGTTTTCTTCAGAAGCATTACCACATGCATTACCAAGAGATGGA AACACACCGCAAGTTTGTCCATATAACTTATATGCAGAACAATTGTCTGGCACAGCTTTTACATGCCCAAAAACACATAACCAAAGATC TTGGCTTTATCGAATACTGCCATCAGTAAAGCATTCACCATTTGAGAAGTATCCCATGAATACATTTAACGGTGATTGGAATGACAGACACCCTAATCCCAATCAG TTAAAATGGAACCCGTTTGACCTTCCAGAAAATCCAACTGATTTTATAGACGGATTAGCAACCATTTGTGGGGCTGGAGATCCAAAGACACGCCATGGACTAGGAATCCATGTTTACTGCTGTAACAAACCAATGGGGGACAG ATGCTTTTACAATTCTGATGGAGACTTTCTTATTG ttCCACAGCATGGTGCTCTTGGCATTTTTACTGAATTTGGAAAGATGACAGTTGCACCTGACGAAATTTGTGTAATTCAG CAAGGTATCAAATTTACAGTTCATGTTGAGCAACAATGTCGAGGTTTCATCCTTGAAGTATTTGATAACCACTTTGTGCTGCCTGATTTAGGACCTATTG GTGCCAATGGTCTTGCTTATCCCAAACATTTTTTGACACCTGTTGCTGCATACGATAAAGATTACATGCGGCCAGATGGTTACGAAATCATTTTAAAGTATCAAGGAAAATTGTTTAAGGCTGTGCAG gaTCACACTCCGTTTGATGTTGTAGCTTGGCATGGCAACTATGCACCCTACAAGTATGATTTGAATAAGTTTAATGTTGTAAACTCCGTATCGTTTGATCACATG GATCCTTCAATATTTACAGTGTTAAGTTGTCCTGGTCACAAACCTGGTACTGCAATAGCTGATTTTGTCATCTTCCCGCCACGCTGGTCGGTGCACGAAAACACATTTCGTCCACCGTATTATCACC gcaACTGCATGAGTGAATTTATGGGTGTTTTGAAAGGTCAATACGAAGCTAAAAAG AATGTTTCTATTGGTGGAGCAACCCTCCATAGTATGATGACCCCACATGGTCCGGCTGCAAATGTATTTGAGGCTGGATCAAAAGCAGACTTGAAACCAGAGAGAATTGCTGAAGGAGCGctt GCATTTATGTTCGAATCATCATTGAGCCTCGGGTTGACAGAATGGGGTGAAATGTCGtgtaagaaattagataaaaacTATTACAAATGCTGGCAAGACTTGAAACCCAATTTTGACCCGAACTGGAAACCGGAAGAAAACCGATAA
- the LOC130645122 gene encoding uncharacterized protein LOC130645122, with protein MFHCLRQNGLLTDYPFMNNEIHVKIGGDHGGGSFKLSFQICNTKNPNSKSNTVVFSIFEAKDRRSNLKIGTSRFTEQIDRLQSSKFGDQRVRVFLSGDYKFLSSAYGITGANGRHPCLYCIATKEEIQKPVDIRGKFPVRTLETLKENLAKFRDSGGNLKNAKFNYNVIDDPLFNIPIDQASLPGLHISLGCFLKFFTMFEDKCHSVDIALATKMANANQKTQEEEFNKFIALTSEIDLLEKNIEDCDEKIQLINDTIIAAVMRDPNNEDKIKNMYQLRIEHFEAKKIEKPNNFIQMCNILPITVTKLGYNGSDIHADAILHAENFKQLFLHYSKCHKTLNTREVMNQDKIENFGRYII; from the exons ATGTTTCACTGTCTAAGACA GAATGGACTATTAACTGATTACCCCTTCATGAATAATGAAATACATGTAAAAATAGGAGGAGATCATGGCGGTGGTTCATTCAAGCTTTCATTTCAAATATGTAACACAAAGAATCCAAACAGCAAG TCAAACACTGTGGTCTTCAGTATCTTTGAGGCCAAGGATAGAAGATCAAATTTGAAAATTGGGACAAGTcgatttacagaacaaattgaTAGACTACAGTCCAGCAAATTTGG TGACCAGAGAGTAAGAGTATTTCTTTCGGGTGATTACAAATTTTTAAGCAGTGCATATGGCATAACCGGAGCTAACG gGAGACACCCATGTTTGTATTGCATAGCAACAAAAGAAGAAATACAGAAACCTGTGGATATACGTGGAAAATTTCCTGTAAGAACCCTGGAAACTTTGAAGGAGAATTTAGCAAAATTTAGAGACTCTGGTGGCAATTTGAAGAATGCAAAATTCAACTACAATGTAATTGATGACCCACTTTTTAACATTCCAATTGACCAG GCATCTTTACCTGGACTACACATTTCCTTgggatgttttttaaaattttttacaatgTTTGAAGATAAATGCCACAGTGTGGACATCGCGTTAGCAACCAAGATGGCAAACGCTAATCAGAAAACCCAAGAAGAGGAATTTAACAAGTTTATTGCTTTAACATCAGAAATAGActtgttagaaaaaaatattgaagactGTGATGAAAAGATCCAATTGATTAATGACACCATCATTGCAGCTGTAATGCGAGACCCAAACAATgaggataaaattaaaaacatgtacCAACTAAGAATTGAACACTTTGAAGCAAAAAAGATTGAAAAG CCTAACAACTTTATCCAAATGTGCAATATACTTCCAATCACTGTCACTAAACTTGGATACAATGGATCAGACATACATGCAGATGCTATTTTACATGCTGAAAACTTTAAACAGCTGTTTTTACATTATTCGAAATGTCACAAAACATTAAATACACGTGAAGTTATGAACCAAGACAAAATTGAAAACTTTGGTAGGTATATTATATAA
- the LOC130645119 gene encoding V(D)J recombination-activating protein 1-like → MAATNHENMLAKLCRVCGEFLTKSKGIAKQKMTLEKELELLFVHIQEDVDNIHPKYICFRCYNTLKNIENRNTTTQLKPKNWSPHTEVCSVCENVQGMKKGGRLSKKKKTGRPSTFKQIWSRKALEEISDKNLNDIIPPVVSHHGLEKNPHYKFCLCMLCGNLLRQPLMVITCEHAFCKECILIYLEGSFQDESECPKCKRDDIITLVNQSNLKPSLHRNHMVNSLQVDCDNKCGEKFTLDKLHELKLHNISCNTSTSSNTSANYSIRDVFLLDESSPVPKEIEDATLHVLKHKMKQSTDINNSIEFKSGGPRPYMFTSTPKPVKNSNEVCKRTIEKRNKFLKNQLLFSSGGNESGFSVQTGKLVKSLKENERVEILKRANITTKSITPEEFVAMKADLSIPLSKLKTMSRWLSTFNISIPSQRKQRKVATEWTGDQLRSELAPFSFEVKGHKGKFEIRSAAWVYVESLES, encoded by the exons atggccGCCACAAACCATGAAAACATGTTGGCAAAACTTTGTAGAGTTTGTGGAGAATTTTTAACTAAAAGTAAAGGTATTGCAAAACAGAAAATGACATTGGAGAAGgaattagaactactttttgTTCATATCCAGGAGGATGTGGACAACATTCATCCCAAATATATTTGCTTTCGGTGTTACAACacacttaaaaatattgaaaataggAATACAACAACACAGTTGAAACCTAAAAATTGGTCTCCCCATACAGAAGTTTGCTCTGTATGTGAAAATGTTCAAGGTATGAAAAAAGGAGGCAGGctatcaaaaaagaagaaaacaggACGACCAAGTACTTTTAAGCAGATATGGTCAAGAAAAGCCTTAGAGGAAATTagtgacaaaaatttaaatgacattATTCCACCCGTTGTCAGTCACCATGGCTTAGAAAAAAATCCACATTACAAGTTTTGTTTGTGCATGCTTTGTGGAAATCTTCTGAGACAACCTTTAATGGTTATCACATGTGAACATGCATTTTGTAAAGAATGCATCCTTATATATCTTGAAGGAAGTTTTCAAGATGAAAGTGAATGCCCTAAGTGCAAACGCGATGACATCATCACTCTTgtcaaccaatcaaatttaaaaCCAAGTTTGCACCGAAACCACATGGTAAATAGTTTACAAGTTGACTGTGATAACAAATGTGGAGAGAAATTTACATTGGATAAATTACATGAGCTTAAATTACACAATATATCGTGCAACACATCCACAAGTTCAAATACAAGTGCAAATTATTCAATAAGAGATGTATTTTTATTGGACGAGTCATCTCCTGTTCCAAAAGAAATAGAGGATGCCACCTTGcatgttttaaaacataaaatgaaACAATCAACTGATATAAATAACAGCATAGAATTTAAAAGTGGAGGACCTAGG cCCTACATGTTTACCTCAACACCGAAACCGGTTAAAAATAGTAATGAAGTCTGCAAGCGGACCATAGAAAAAAGgaacaagtttttaaaaaaccaatTACTTTTTTCTTCTGGTGGAAATGAAAGTGGGTTCAGCGTACAAACTGGCAAATTAGTCAAGAGTCTGAAGGAAAATGAGAGAGTAGAAATACTCAAGAGAGCCAATATAACAACAAAGAGTATAACTCCAGAGGAATTTGTAGCAATGAAGGCAGACTTGAGTATTCCCttgtcaaaattaaaaacaatgtcaaG atggttaTCAACCTTTAACATATCCATACCATCAcagagaaaacaaagaaaagtgGCTACGGAATGGACTGGTGATCAATTGCGTTCAGAACTAGCTCCATTCTCATTCGAAGTTAAAGGGCACAAAGGCAAATTTGAAATAAGAAGTGCGGCATGGGTTTATGTTGAAAGCCTGGAATCCTAA
- the LOC130645123 gene encoding pyridoxal kinase-like, with translation MAMEKLKRILSIQSHVVSGYVGNKSATFPLQVLGFDVDAMNSVQLSNHTGYKSIQGQVLQAEELKVLFNGLKENEIDIYSHFLTGYCGSESFLKEIVNVLKHLKLKNPNIIYVCDPVMGDDGKFYVPESLLPIYRDELVPLADILTPNQFEAELLTGVEIKTESDACKALKLLHSIGVKTVILTSTCLENEDRLVLLASQHDKKGHYIRLPVPRLDETFTGTGDLFSSMLLAWLHVHPDNLKLACEKTMSAMQAVLKKTLMEANALAEEGKKPSVAQKELRLVQSLDIIRNPEVTFTAEIRTFT, from the exons ATGGCAATGGAAAAGTTGAAACGTATTCTGTCAATACAAAGTCATGTTGTGTCTGGCTATGTTGGAAACAAGTCTGCAACATTTCCCTTACAG GTTCTAGGTTTTGATGTGGATGCAATGAATTCTGTACAATTGTCTAACCACACAG GTTATAAATCAATTCAAGGTCAAGTTCTACAGGCAGAAGAGTTAAAAGTACTTTTTAATGGTttgaaagaaaatgaaattgaTATTTACTCTCACTTTTTAACAG gataTTGTGGCTCAGAATCATTTCTAAAGGAGATagtaaatgttttaaaacaccTCAAATTAAAAAACCCTAACATAATATATG tgtgTGATCCTGTTATGGGAGATGATGGGAAATTT TATGTTCCTGAAAGTTTGCTGCCGATCTATCGTGATGAACTTGTTCCTCTCGCTGATATCTTGACTCCTAATCAATTCGAAGCTGA ACTTTTAACTGGGGTGGAAATAAAAACTGAGTCAGATGCCTGCAAG GCATTAAAGTTGCTGCACAGCATAGGAGTTAAAACAGTCATTCTCACAAGTACATGTTTAGAGAACGAAGACAGGTTGGTTTTACTGGCTTCACAGCATGATA AAAAGGGCCACTATATTCGTCTACCGGTTCCACGACTTGATGAGACCTTTACTGGTACTGGGGATTTGTTTTCCAGCATGCTGTTGGCATGGCTACACGTGCATCCGGATAATCTAAAG CTGGCATGCGAAAAGACCATGTCTGCAATGCAAGCGGTGTTGAAAAAAACGTTGATGGAAGCGAATG ctCTTGCTGAAGAAGGAAAGAAACCATCAGTTGCACAAAAAGAACTTCGTCTAGTTCAAAGCTTAGACATAATCCGAAATCCCGAAGTAACATTCACGGCTGAAATTCGAACCTTcacgtaa
- the LOC130645124 gene encoding cytosolic Fe-S cluster assembly factor NUBP2 homolog: MTENLKSIKHVFLILSGKGGVGKSTFAVQFAQGLVKQGKKVGILDVDLCGPSIPHMLKLKGKDIHQCTEGWVPVYTDSSQNLAVMSIAFLLKNENDAVVWRGPKKNAMIKQFLSDVYWKDVEYLVIDTPPGTSDEHISTVEALQALHPDGAILITTPQNVATADVKRELTFCRKTSMPVLGIVENMSGYVCPSCKECSNIFSSGGGEELAKHAGVTYLGNIPFDPLLASALDEGSNMMDSEDSPTTKAINQIINLVTS; the protein is encoded by the coding sequence ATGACTGAGAACTTGAAATCTATTAAGcatgtgtttttaattttgtctgGCAAAGGAGGAGTTGGTAAAAGTACATTTGCTGTACAGTTTGCTCAAGGCTTGGTGAAGCAGGGAAAGAAAGTTGGCATCCTGGATGTAGATTTGTGTGGTCCAAGTATACCCCACATGCTAAAACTAAAAGGAAAGGATATTCACCAGTGCACAGAAGGTTGGGTGCCAGTGTACACAGACAGCAGTCAGAATTTAGCAGTGATGTCTATTGCTTTTTTACTGAAGAACGAGAATGATGCAGTTGTTTGGCGAGGTCCAAAAAAGAATGCTATGATCAAGCAGTTTTTATCTGATGTTTACTGGAAAGATGTAGAATATTTAGTAATTGACACCCCACCTGGTACTTCAGACGAACACATTTCAACAGTGGAAGCCTTGCAAGCATTACATCCAGACGGAGCTATACTGATAACTACTCCGCAAAATGTTGCTACTGCTGATGTAAAAAGGGAGTTGACATTTTGCCGTAAAACTTCTATGCCTGTATTGGGTATAGTTGAAAATATGAGTGGTTATGTTTGTCCGTCTTGTAAAGAAtgttcaaatatattttcaagtGGTGGTGGCGAAGAGCTAGCAAAACATGCTGGTGTTACTTATTTAGGAAACATACCTTTTGATCCTTTGTTAGCAAGCGCTCTTGATGAAGGATCCAACATGATGGATTCGGAGGATTCTCCAACAACAAAAGCAATTAATCAAATTATTAATTTAGTTACATCCTAg